The Hymenobacter volaticus genome contains the following window.
TACGCATGGTCGAGCACATGCGGGTGCTGTGCGGCGACAGCGTCAACCTGATCCGCGACTTCGTGGACCACGAGTTTCTGGACTCGGTCAACGTGGAGCTCAAGCGCGAGCGGGTGGATCTGGTGGAAAAGTTGCGCTTGGTACTCGACCAATACCAGCAGGGCGAACCTTACGTGGGCAAGTCGTTTGTGTTTGAGGTCGCGCAGGAGCCGCTTTACGTGGAGTTGGACCAGAACAAATTTATGCAGGTGGTCAACAACCTGCTCAGCAATGCGCTCAAATTCACCCCTGATGGCGGCACCATCACCGTTAGTGTAGTAAACCAAGCCGGTCAGGCCCTGGTAACTGTGGCCGATACGGGTATCGGTATTCCTGAGGCCCTACAACCGACCTTGTTCGAGAAGTTCACCAAGGCGCGCCGGCCGGGCTTGCGCGGGGAGCGCAGCACAGGTTTGGGCATGTCGATTATCAAGACCATTGTAGAATTGCATGAAGGCACCATCAGTTTCGAAAGCGCCGAAGGTGAGGGTACCACCTTTAGAATCGCGCTGCCTTTGCCGGATGCGGCCGTTGCCTCATCCGTGCCCGCATAATCCATCCCGGAAGAGCTACGCCGCTGGCTCCGACGGAAAGTGCGTGTGCAGTAGCTCTTGAACTTTATCCGAGGTCAGGGGCTTGCTGATGAAACCCGCTACTAGGTTAAGCTGCTCGACGCGCTGCACGTCGCGCGGGTGCAGCGAAGTAGTAAGCATCACGATGACGATGGCCTGTTGCTCGACGAGCGGCAACTGCTGGTATTCTGTCAGGAACTCGATGCCGTTCATGCCGGGCATGTTTACGTCGAGCAGGATGAGTACCGGACAATTGGGCGTGGGCGGCAAGCAGTACTGGTTTAAGTTGCGTAGGGCCTGTTCGCCATCTTCCGCAACGAGGATGCGTTCGGCCACGCCTAAGCGGGTAAGCAGCGTGCGGTTAAGAAAATTAGTGGTTGTATCGTCGTCGATCAGTAGCACGCACGGCAAGGGCGTCATCAGCAAAAGCGCGGGAAGAAGGTGAATACCCGGTGAAGCCACTTACGGCCCTTAGCACGGAAAGTAGACACGTAGTGCGAAGCCACACCAGAAAGCCCCCTGCTTGCGACCAACCACCAGCAATTTTTACGCGGCCAATTCGCGCTTAATGCTGCCGAACTTATTGCACGGCAGCAAATACAAGTAAAGAATTTCAAGTTGCAGGCTTGGTTGGTTCGAGAGCTTCCCGGTGCCACTGTAGCTGACCAGCTAAGATGGTGGCTTGCGCGGTGAAAGTGGCATCAAATACACATAAATCGGCTCGGTAGCCCGGCGCCACCCGGCCTAGCTCGTGCGCTAACCCCAGGACCCGGGCCGGGTAGAGCGAGGCCATGCGCAAGCTCTCGGCCAACGAGAGCCCCACATGTTGCACACAATTGCGTACGGCACGTAGCAATGTCAACCCCGAGCCAGCCAGTGTGCCGCTGGCATCCACAAAATGGTCGGCTTGGCGGTAAAACGCGTAGGCGCCCTCCCCGCCCACATCGGTGGCATCACTGATAAGAAAGAGCCGCTCGCCCAGCAGCCGTTTGCTAATGCGCACGCTGGCATAGGCGCAGTGGCGTCCATCAACGACGATGCTAGCGGGCACGGTTGGGTGGTCGTATATGGCACCCACTAAACCGGGTTCACGGCTAGTGAATGCCGACATGCCATTGAAAAGGTGAGTGGCCACTGAAAACCCGTGAGCGAAAGCGTCCATGCCCTGCTCGTACGTGGCGTTGGAATGTCCGGCCGATAGCACTACTCCGCTTGTGCGCAGCAGAGCCTGTTCGGCGGACCCTAGCACTTCGGGCGCCACGGTGAGTAGACGCACAGCCCCTTGGGTTTGGTGCAGAAAGGCGCGCAGGCTAACTAGTGTGGGCTCAACCAAGTACGCGACCGGATGCACGCCTCGTTTAGCAGCACTCAAAAACGGGCCTTCCAGGTGCAGCCCCAACAAACCAGGCATCGTGGGCAGGGCCTGCCGAACGGCGGCGACGGCTTGCGCTAGGACAGCAGGCGTAGTGGTGGGCACGGTAGGCAAAAAACTGGTCGTACCGTGGTGCAACGTATGCTGACGCAGATGCGCTAAGGCAGATGACGACGGGGTTAGGCCAAAGGCGCTACCGCCACCGCCATAGACTTGTAGATCAACGAAACCGGGACAGACGAACTGTCCACGAGCATCAACTTGCGGCACGCCTGCCGGTAGCTGCGAAGGGGGAAGCACGGCGCCAATGGTTTGCCCCTCGATGAGCACGGCATGCCCGGGTAAGTAGTCGTCTCCCGTATAGAGTTGGCAGTTCGTAAGTAGATAGGTCATCGTCGTGGAGAGAGAACCACTAGCCCGTCCTTTGGTTGGGCAGGGGCCACACAGAAAGCGGTAAATGCATTG
Protein-coding sequences here:
- a CDS encoding PAS domain-containing sensor histidine kinase, which gives rise to MASFPSAFFESFLQHAHQVFFVYDTVAERVSYVNPAYEQVLHGQCTQVNEELSGLLARVHLDDRDHAADCWRRWQVGRLLEPFELRLSGGEGEDQHFSITPHQLVGPEGQTQVGGMVEDITATKRMLWHADKYNSKKNTTLEILSHDLAGPFAMLQQMSDYFHEAMAPLQNPELLRMVEHMRVLCGDSVNLIRDFVDHEFLDSVNVELKRERVDLVEKLRLVLDQYQQGEPYVGKSFVFEVAQEPLYVELDQNKFMQVVNNLLSNALKFTPDGGTITVSVVNQAGQALVTVADTGIGIPEALQPTLFEKFTKARRPGLRGERSTGLGMSIIKTIVELHEGTISFESAEGEGTTFRIALPLPDAAVASSVPA
- a CDS encoding response regulator, which codes for MTPLPCVLLIDDDTTTNFLNRTLLTRLGVAERILVAEDGEQALRNLNQYCLPPTPNCPVLILLDVNMPGMNGIEFLTEYQQLPLVEQQAIVIVMLTTSLHPRDVQRVEQLNLVAGFISKPLTSDKVQELLHTHFPSEPAA
- the nagA gene encoding N-acetylglucosamine-6-phosphate deacetylase, whose amino-acid sequence is MTYLLTNCQLYTGDDYLPGHAVLIEGQTIGAVLPPSQLPAGVPQVDARGQFVCPGFVDLQVYGGGGSAFGLTPSSSALAHLRQHTLHHGTTSFLPTVPTTTPAVLAQAVAAVRQALPTMPGLLGLHLEGPFLSAAKRGVHPVAYLVEPTLVSLRAFLHQTQGAVRLLTVAPEVLGSAEQALLRTSGVVLSAGHSNATYEQGMDAFAHGFSVATHLFNGMSAFTSREPGLVGAIYDHPTVPASIVVDGRHCAYASVRISKRLLGERLFLISDATDVGGEGAYAFYRQADHFVDASGTLAGSGLTLLRAVRNCVQHVGLSLAESLRMASLYPARVLGLAHELGRVAPGYRADLCVFDATFTAQATILAGQLQWHREALEPTKPAT